Genomic segment of Microbacterium hydrocarbonoxydans:
CTGCGACGCCGAAGACGGCGACGAGCGGCGCGAGCGGCAGGGTGATCTTGTCGCCGACACCACCGGTGGAGTGCTTGTCGACGGTCTTCTTGCCCAGCGTCGCGAAGCTCATCCGCTCCCCCGACGCGATCATCGCGTCGGTGAGCACGCGGATCTCGTCCCGCTCCATGCCGCGCTGGAAGACGGCCATCGCGAACGATGCCATCTGCGCATCCGACACATAGCCGCGCGTGTAGGCGTCGACCATCCAGCGCAGTGCCTTCTCGGGCACCGCACCGCCGTCACGCTTGGCACGGATCACGTCGACGGCGTCGAAGGGCTCAACGCTCATCTGGCGTCCTCCAGGTCTCGGGGGCCGAACGCATCCGGCAGTACTTCATCGATGGTCCGGATGCCGGAGACGGTCTCCAGCAGCATTCCGGGCATCGCGTGTTCGTAGAGCAGCTGACGGCAGCGCCCGCACGGCATGATCGTCTGGCCGTCGTTGTTGACGCACACGAAGGCGACCAGCTGACCGCCGCCCGACATGTGCAGATCTCCGACGAGCGCGCACTCGGCGCACAGCGTCACGCCGTACGAGGCGTTCTCGACGTTGCAGCCGGCGACGATCCGCCCGTCGCCGACGAGAGCCGCCGCACCGACCCTGTAGCGGGAGTACGGTGCGTAGGCCTTGGCCATGGCTTCGGTCGCGACCTGACGCAGTTCGTCCCAGTCGATGTCGGTCATGTCTCTCCTATGACTTGATGTACGGCTTGCCGCTCGCCGCAGGACCCCGGATCTGGCCCGCGAAACCTGCGACCGCGATCAGGGTGACGACGTACGGGAGCATCAGCATGAACTCGCTCGGGACCGGCGTCTTGAGGATCGACAGCAGGTTCTGCAGGTTCGTGGCGAAGCCGAAGAGCAGCGCCGCGAGGGTCGCGCGGATCGGATCCCAGCGTCCGAAGATCACGGCGGCGAGGGCGATGAAGCCGAGGCCGGCCGTCATCTCCTTGCCGAACTGCGGCACCGACACGAGTGTGAAGTACGCGCCGCCGATGCCCGCGATCGCGCCGGCCAGCAGCACGTTCCAGAAGCGCGTCGCGTTCACCTTGATGCCGACCGTGTCGGCCGCCTGCGGGTGCTCACCGACCGCCCGCAGTCGAAGCCCCCAGCGTGTGCGGTACAGCCCCCATGCGACCAGCGCGACCGTGATGAACATCAGATACACGATGAACGTCTGGTTGAAGAGCACCGGGCCGATGACCGGGATCTCGCTGAGCACCGGGATGCGGATGCGTCCGAAGCGCTCCGGCGTGTTCAGTGCCTGCTCGTTGGGGGCCAGCAGTGCGCCGTAGAGGAAGCCGGTGAGGCCGGTGACGAGCACGTTCAGCACGACGCCGACGATGACCTGCTCCACGAGGTACTTGATCGCGAATGCTGCGAGCACGCTCGCGACCAGCACGCCGCCGATCATCGCGCCGATGAGCCCCACGAACGGGTTGCCGGTGATGCTCGACAGCAGCGCGGCAGAGAACGCGCCGAGCAGCAGCTGCC
This window contains:
- a CDS encoding cytidine deaminase codes for the protein MTDIDWDELRQVATEAMAKAYAPYSRYRVGAAALVGDGRIVAGCNVENASYGVTLCAECALVGDLHMSGGGQLVAFVCVNNDGQTIMPCGRCRQLLYEHAMPGMLLETVSGIRTIDEVLPDAFGPRDLEDAR
- a CDS encoding ABC transporter permease, with the translated sequence MMSLVQTQAADGTVQLSTVRERHLKAPIVLAAVTVLLALLVLLVPRSGTSTFRLGDSSQAFELPDIALPTASTIWVVIGILVVLVIAAFLRAWSYRPASLWLALGFGILAIFAFLVWASAGGLVPVTSLLFGAVSLSVPLVFGALGGVIGERAGVVNVAIEGQLLLGAFSAALLSSITGNPFVGLIGAMIGGVLVASVLAAFAIKYLVEQVIVGVVLNVLVTGLTGFLYGALLAPNEQALNTPERFGRIRIPVLSEIPVIGPVLFNQTFIVYLMFITVALVAWGLYRTRWGLRLRAVGEHPQAADTVGIKVNATRFWNVLLAGAIAGIGGAYFTLVSVPQFGKEMTAGLGFIALAAVIFGRWDPIRATLAALLFGFATNLQNLLSILKTPVPSEFMLMLPYVVTLIAVAGFAGQIRGPAASGKPYIKS